One genomic region from Thunnus maccoyii chromosome 16, fThuMac1.1, whole genome shotgun sequence encodes:
- the LOC121913913 gene encoding psychosine receptor-like: MENLTQATNHSECYLVDSASGRRPFLFFYLAIIITAIPSNSFSLYVSWQHIRQRNELGVYLFNLALSDLTFTIGLSLWLDFLWRGVWAHGGYVCVVSVYFLFTNFYTSDALLCCIAVDRYLAVVHPLKYTSLRKVATAVAVSVSIWVLVVCFNATTITWEDSYHENNMFSVCFDISLPLSENLARVNVVRFFLGFIVPVLLVMFSTWGICEAVKSNQATEEQERKRISKLLTIVLFCLLFCFGPIHVMMLLRMLVDDCGDVKWLLYPYKISIAISSLNCLADPLLYCFITRTGQANVNQVVLFFQGKKRGNNEGMV; the protein is encoded by the coding sequence ATGGAAAACTTAACCCAGGCCACTAACCATTCAGAATGTTACCTGGTTGACAGCGCATCCGGGAGGAGgccatttctatttttctatctGGCTATCATCATCACTGCTATCCCATCCAACTCCTTCTCCCTCTATGTGTCCTGGCAGCACATTAGACAGAGGAACGAGCTTGGTGTGTATCTATTCAACCTGGCCCTGAGTGACCTGACCTTCACTATCGGCCTTTCTTTGTGGCTGGACTTCCTGTGGCGAGGAGTTTGGGCTCATGGAGGATATGTATGTGTGGTATCTGTTTACTTTCTCTTCACTAACTTTTACACCAGTGatgctctcctctgctgcattgCTGTTGACCGGTACTTGGCAGTAGTTCACCCATTAAAGTACACATCCTTGAGGAAAGTAGCCACCGCAGTGGCAGTCAGTGTTTCCATTTGGGTGCTGGTAGTCTGTTTCAATGCCACCACTATCACTTGGGAGGACTCATAccatgaaaacaacatgttttctgtctgctttgACATCTCCCTCCCACTGTCAGAGAATCTGGCTCGAGTTAATGTAGTACGCTTCTTCCTGGGATTTATTGTTCCAGTTCTCCTTGTGATGTTTTCCACCTGGGGGATCTGTGAGGCAGTGAAATCCAACCAGGCCACAGAGGAACAGGAACGTAAACGGATTTCAAAGCTCCTGACAATAGTTTTGTTCTGCCTTTTGTTCTGCTTTGGACCTATCCACGTCATGATGCTTCTCCGCATGCTGGTGGACGATTGCGGGGATGTCAAATGGCTTCTTTATCCCTACAAGATCAGCATAGCTATCTCAAGCCTCAACTGCCTCGCAGACCCACTCCTTTACTGCTTCATTACTAGAACGGGGCAGGCAAATGTCAATCAGgttgttcttttctttcagGGAAAGAAGAGAGGCAACAATGAAGGGATGGTATAG
- the LOC121881091 gene encoding ovarian cancer G-protein coupled receptor 1-like: MNTTLNQASCSLNSSVEQHMYPAAYSLFFIVGFSANCLSLYVAWMLMRKGNSMAVYLINLSISDLLYTISLPVWIELALQRPVGDGLCSSVAVVMYNSFYVGSGLLCCISVDRYLAVVYPLHFHWVRELQTTTVVSIAVWTLEIIVHIILLDHTGALHAFSSRRLCQERIPMTGEDANFAFTRFILGFLVPVIIMTFCFQQIMQSLQQSTSILAEERKKVGLLLLFLYLTYIVAFVPYQTVMLLRAILEPGSCTWASWLKDPYLVTVATTTINSTLDPIIYCLISDSAKKEIRKAVEKCREVFMWKKVSMGSRILSVSFKQHH, encoded by the coding sequence ATGAACACAACACTCAACCAAGCGAGCTGCTCCCTGAATTCTTCAGTGGAGCAGCACATGTATCCGGCTGCCTATTCtctattttttattgttggcTTTTCGGCTAATTGCCTGTCTTTGTATGTAGCCTGGATGTTGATGAGGAAAGGGAACAGCATGGCAGTCTACCTCATCAACCTGTCCATCTCCGATCTGCTGTACACAATCTCTCTGCCTGTTTGGATTGAACTGGCTCTACAGCGGCCTGTGGGTGATGGTCTCTGCAGCTCAGTAGCTGTGGTCATGTACAACAGCTTTTATGTCGGCTCAGGCCTCCTTTGCTGCATCTCTGTTGATCGCTATCTAGCAGTGGTCTACCCTCTGCACTTTCACTGGGTCCGAGAGTTGCAGACAACAACAGTTGTGAGTATTGCTGTATGGACTTTGGAGATTATCGTCCACATTATCCTGCTTGACCACACAGGGGCACTGCACGCTTTCTCCTCAAGACGCTTGTGCCAGGAGCGAATACCTATGACCGGAGAAGATGCCAACTTCGCCTTCACGCGGTTCATCCTGGGTTTCTTGGTCCCAGTCATCATCATGACCTTTTGCTTTCAGCAGATCATGCAATCACTCCAACAGAGCACCTCCATCCTGGCAGAAGAGCGGAAGAAAGTGGGGCTGCTGCTACTGTTCCTCTATCTAACCTACATAGTGGCCTTTGTGCCCTACCAGACTGTCATGCTGCTCAGGGCCATACTGGAGCCCGGATCCTGCACGTGGGCATCATGGCTCAAAGATCCATATTTGGTCACAGTTGCTACCACCACCATAAACAGTACATTGGATCCTATAATATACTGTTTAATCAGTGACAGTGCCAAGAAAGAGATAAGGAAAGCTGTGGAGAAGTGTAGGGAAGTTTTTATGTGGAAGAAAGTGTCAATGGGCTCTAGGATTCTGTCAGTTTCGTTTAAACAACAtcattga
- the LOC121913911 gene encoding B2 bradykinin receptor-like — protein sequence MAHLPTSVPANFSTTAVNIDHNSTNGTDCPPNNSKEWMAIYIWLIAVLGIVFNVFVLTVFYLHKKAFTVAEIYLSNLAAADLVLVSCLPFWAVNVTHNYKWPFGDHLCRLVNLGINMNVCCSIYFLVLIVMDRYAALVHPLSHDRFRRPKFAKLCCLLVWGFGLLLGVPILYFREVKGHHCQHNYPNGTIHLLCEGILIIFKFILPISIITWCTVKIIQALKNRSVEGLNTQQNTDHKATTLVLVVLVAFLICWVPFHLYKILDSLQRVEILKGCDLQAILYICSQIFTYLAFFNSVLNPILYIIVGKNFQKKVQELFSQRSIRRTTILSLTSTRSNLISSVRANDVC from the exons ATGGCTCATCTGCCTACAAG TGTTCCTGCTAATTTCAGCACCACAGCTGTAAATATAGATCATAACAGCACCAATGGCACTGATTGTCCTCCTAACAATTCCAAGGAATGGATGGCCATATATATCTGGCTCATCGCTGTGCTGGGAATTGTGTTTAACGTGTTTGTCCTTACGGTTTTCTACTTACACAAGAAGGCCTTCACCGTGGCTGAGATCTACTTGAGCAACCTGGCTGCTGCCGACCTTGTCCTGGTGTCCTGTCTGCCCTTCTGGGCTGTGAATGTAACCCACAATTATAAGTGGCCCTTTGGTGATCACCTGTGTCGACTGGTCAACCTGGGCATCAATATGAATGTCTGCTGCAGCATCTACTTTCTTGTTCTGATCGTGATGGATCGTTATGCGGCACTGGTGCACCCGCTGTCTCATGACAGGTTTCGTCGGCCAAAGTTTGCCAAACTGTGCTGTCTGCTGGTGTGGGGTTTCGGGTTGCTCCTGGGTGTCCCCATACTCTACTTCAGGGAAGTAAAAGGTCACCATTGCCAGCATAATTACCCAAATGGCACTATACATCTGTTGTGTGAAGGGATACTGATCATCTTCAAGTTCATCCTCCCCATTTCTATCATTACCTGGTGCACTGTCAAGATTATTCAAGCTTTAAAGAACCGGTCAGTGGAGGGGTTGAACACTCAACAGAACACAGACCACAAGGCGACCACTCTGGTGCTGGTCGTTCTCGTGGCGTTCCTGATCTGCTGGGTGCCATTCCACCTTTATAAGATACTAGACTCACTCCAAAGAGTTGAAATCCTGAAAGGATGTGACCTTCAAGCCATCCTATACATCTGCAGCCAGATCTTCACCTACTTAGCTTTCTTCAACAGCGTTCTCAACCCCATCCTCTACATCATTGTAGGAAAGAACTTTCAGAAAAAAGTTCAGGAACTCTTCAGTCAGCGGTCCATTAGGAGAACAACGATCTTAAGCCTCACCTCCACACGCAGCAACCTAATAAGCAGTGTTCGAGCTAATGATGTCTGCTGA
- the LOC121913912 gene encoding B2 bradykinin receptor-like: protein MAHLPTSVPANFSTTAVNIDNNSTNGTECPPNNSKEWMVIYIWLIAVLGIVFNVFVLTVFYLHKKAFTVAEIYLSNLAATDLVLVSCLPFWAVNVTHNYKWPFGDHLCRLVNLGINMNVCCSIYFLVLIVMDRYVALVHPLSHDRFRRPKFAKLCCLLVWGFGLLLGVPTLYFREVKDDYCYLKYPDLTTLLVCDGIMFIFRFILPISIITWCTVKIIQALKNRSVEGLNTPRTEHKATTLVLVVLVAFLICWVPFHLYKILDSLQTVEILKGCDLQAILHICSQIFTYLAFFNSVLNPILYIIVGKNFQKKVRELFSQRSIRRTTTLSLTSTRSNLISSVRANDVC, encoded by the exons ATGGCTCATCTGCCTACAAG TGTTCCTGCTAATTTCAGCACCACAGCTGTAAATATAGATAATAACAGCACCAATGGCACTGAGTGTCCTCCTAACAATTCCAAGGAATGGATGGTCATATATATCTGGCTCATCGCTGTGCTGGGAATTGTGTTTAACGTGTTTGTCCTTACGGTTTTCTACTTACACAAGAAGGCCTTCACCGTGGCTGAGATCTACTTGAGCAACCTGGCTGCTACCGACCTTGTCCTGGTGTCCTGTCTGCCCTTCTGGGCTGTGAATGTAACCCACAATTATAAGTGGCCCTTTGGTGATCACCTGTGTCGACTGGTCAACCTGGGCATCAATATGAATGTCTGCTGCAGCATCTACTTTCTTGTTCTGATCGTGATGGATCGTTATGTGGCACTGGTGCACCCGCTGTCTCATGACAGGTTTCGTCGGCCAAAGTTTGCCAAACTGTGCTGTCTGCTGGTGTGGGGTTTCGGGTTGCTCCTGGGTGTCCCCACACTCTACTTCAGGGAAGTAAAAGATGATTATTGCTATCTTAAATACCCAGATCTCACTACACTTCTGGTGTGTGATGGGATAATGTTCATCTTCAGGTTCATCCTCCCCATTTCTATCATTACCTGGTGCACTGTCAAGATCATTCAAGCTTTAAAGAACCGGTCAGTGGAGGGGTTGAACACTCCAAGAACAGAGCACAAGGCGACCACTCTAGTGCTGGTCGTTCTCGTGGCGTTCCTGATCTGCTGGGTGCCATTCCACCTTTATAAGATACTAGACTCACTCCAAACAGTTGAAATCCTGAAAGGATGTGACCTTCAAGCCATCCTACACATCTGCAGCCAGATCTTCACCTACTTAGCTTTCTTCAACAGCGTTCTCAACCCCATCCTCTACATCATTGTAGGAAAGAACTTTCAGAAAAAAGTTCGGGAACTCTTCAGTCAGCGGTCCATTAGGAGAACAACGACCTTAAGCCTCACCTCCACACGCAGCAACCTAATAAGCAGTGTTCGAGCTAATGATGTCTGCTGA
- the bdkrb1 gene encoding B1 bradykinin receptor, which yields MEPVNLVSVTPLWFENSSASLPSGPSESPVSAVWEIVHTIIPPYIFTLSLLGLLFNGFVLGVFLTHKDQLTVAEIYLSNLALADFILLCGLPFWAMYIRNDFNWAYGDALCKLVNSLIIINFYTSIYTLVMISVDRYLALVKTMKARWLRRTLYAKVICFFLWLLGFLLSMPVIIHRKVKFFEEYNTTSCILDYSDDSSWKLAHQILNNVMGFVLPVLIIFFSSGTIIKALARRRETIPFHDSNNTKATVLVYAVTLLFLLCWCPYQVFTFLDTLCDVHVLDERLWAHTLDIGGQFSAYLAFLNSALNPLLYVFSGQYFRRKVSAIYRRTRYHHRGSDMTTYQRSVVSTYIHRPEQIKTVVIFNANDQM from the coding sequence ATGGAGCCAGTGAACCTTGTATCTGTGACGCCACTGTGGTTTGAAAACAGCAGTGCATCCCTACCATCCGGTCcatcagagtctccagtctctGCAGTATGGGAGATCGTCCACACCATCATTCCCCCGTACATTTTTACCTTATCCCTGTTAGGCCTTCTCTTTAACGGCTTTGTCCTGGGTGTGTTCCTCACTCATAAGGATCAACTAACTGTAGCAGAGATCTACCTGAGCAACCTGGCACTGGCTGATTTTATTCTCCTGTGTGGCCTCCCTTTCTGGGCGATGTACATCCGCAATGACTTTAACTGGGCATATGGAGATGCCTTATGTAAATTGGTCAACtccctcatcatcatcaatttTTACACCAGCATATACACCCTTGTCATGATTAGTGTTGACCGCTATCTAGCACTGGTGAAGACCATGAAGGCCAGGTGGCTGAGACGGACACTGTATGCCAAGGTGATCTGCTTCTTCCTGTGGCTATTAGGGTTCCTACTGAGCATGCCAGTCATTATTCACAGAAAGGTGAAGTTCTTTGAGGAGTATAATACAACATCCTGTATACTGGATTATAGTGATGACAGCTCTTGGAAGTTGGCCCACCAAATTCTGAATAATGTGATGGGCTTTGTACTCCCTGttctgatcatttttttcagcagtGGGACCATAATCAAAGCTTTAGCACGGAGGAGAGAGACTATACCTTTTCATGACAGTAACAACACCAAGGCCACAGTACTGGTATATGCTGTCACACTACTATTCTTATTGTGTTGGTGTCCCTACCAGGTCTTCACCTTCCTCGACACACTCTGTGACGTCCATGTGCTGGATGAGAGGCTGTGGGCTCACACTCTAGACATAGGAGGCCAGTTTTCAGCGTATCTGGCCTTTCTCAACAGTGCCCTCAACCCTTTGCTGTATGTCTTCTCCGGGCAATATTTCAGAAGGAAGGTTAGCGCCATCTACAGGCGGACTAGATATCATCACAGGGGATCAGATATGACCACATATCAGCGCTCTGTTGTGTCCACTTACATCCACAGACCGGAGCAAATTAAGACTGTGgtcatttttaatgcaaatgaTCAGATGTAA
- the LOC121881092 gene encoding B2 bradykinin receptor-like — protein MANASRAELICNHTDAWDWVHTMQPAYMSIISLLGVIGNSFVLYVFCLQKRHSSVADIYLSNLAVADLLMVSCLPFWVATIINKFHWTFGKPMCQLVNIVIGMNYYCSVLFLTLVSMDRYLALTRPLSQGRERRALWARGICFSIWIAGILLSFPAILFRSVQFFPDLGIDACYLAYPHDGWRLRYNMTVSIVGFLIPVPIVSFCSYHIIKVLQSSQKMRKGSRGSVERKAVYLVLVVLAVFILCWLPYQIVIFLDTLDYYEVISGCTWAYVLDIGNQLATYLGFSNSSLNPFLYVIVGKHFKQKAREVFRRTLCRGKRQCWSLVIPTPI, from the coding sequence ATGGCGAATGCCTCAAGAGCTGAGCTAATTTGTAACCACACAGACGCATGGGACTGGGTTCACACCATGCAGCCTGCCTACATGTCCATCATCAGCCTTCTTGGTGTGATCGGCAACTCCTTTGTGCTTTACGTGTTCTGTCTCCAGAAGCGGCACAGCTCCGTGGCTGACATCTACCTGAGCAACCTGGCAGTAGCTGATCTTCTCATGGTTTCCTGCCTGCCATTCTGGGTGGCAACCATTATCAACAAGTTCCACTGGACATTTGGGAAGCCCATGTGCCAGCTTGTCAACATTGTCATTGGGATGAATTATTATTGTAGCGTGCTGTTCCTTACGCTTGTGAGCATGGACAGATACCTGGCCCTCACCAGACCCCTGTCCCAGGGAAGGGAGAGACGAGCACTCTGGGCACGGGGGATTTGCTTCAGTATCTGGATTGCTGGCATCTTACTCAGCTTCCCTGCTATCCTCTTCCGCTCTGTGCAGTTCTTCCCTGATCTGGGCATTGACGCGTGCTACCTCGCATATCCCCATGATGGCTGGAGACTGCGTTACAACATGACTGTCAGCATAGTTGGCTTCCTTATCCCTGTTCCTATTGTATCCTTCTGTAGTTACCATATCATTAAAGTCCTTCAAAGCAGCCAGAAGATGAGAAAAGGCAGCAGAGGAAGTGTGGAAAGGAAAGCGGTGTATCTCGTGCTCGTCGTCCTGGCTGTGTTCATCCTCTGCTGGTTGCCTTACCAAATAGTAATCTTCTTGGACACATTGGATTATTATGAAGTCATCTCTGGGTGTACATGGGCTTATGTGTTGGATATTGGCAACCAGTTAGCTACTTATCTTGGCTTCAGTAACAGTTCATTGAATCCTTTCCTGTATGTTATTGTTGGAAAGCACTTTAAACAGAAGGCGAGGGAAGTGTTCAGACGGACGCTGTGCAGGGGGAAACGGCAATGCTGGAGTCTGGTAATTCCAACGCCCATCTGA
- the LOC121881245 gene encoding B2 bradykinin receptor-like: MTLQPTSVPDFSTTAIYGHHNNTNETHCHSGEDWDWLYSMQPVYILFITVLGVVFNVFVLMVFCLHKKACTVAEIYLSNLAAADLVLVSCLPFWAVNIYNGFDWPFGQFLCKVVNLGIKMNAYCSIYFLVLVSIDRYVALVHTMSHGRMRRPKYAKLGCLLVWGFGLLLSVPALILRAVKYIPDYDVHACILDYPNRTLELLCDGMLIIVSFIIPFSIISFCTVKIIQALRNQAMERFNAVKTEQKATTLVLVVLLAFLICWVPFHMVTTLDLLLRAAGLGGCDLISALEICNQIFTYLAFFNSTLNPVLYVIVGKNFRKKVQELFKQWAIKRRATSDSTRSNLSSTLKTSV; encoded by the exons ATGACTCTTCAACCTACAAG TGTCCCAGACTTCAGCACCACAGCCATATATGgacaccacaacaacaccaaTGAAACTCATTGTCACAGTGGAGAAGACTGGGATTGGCTCTACAGCATGCAGCCGGTGTATATCCTGTTCATCACCGTGCTGGGTGTcgtgtttaatgtgtttgtccTGATGGTTTTCTGCCTCCACAAGAAGGCCTGCACCGTGGCTGAGATCTACTTGAGCAACCTAGCTGCTGCTGACCTTGTCCTGGTGTCCTGTCTGCCCTTTTGGGCTGTCAATATATACAATGGCTTTGATTGGCCTTTTGGTCAGTTCCTGTGCAAAGTCGTCAACCTGGGCATCAAGATGAACGCCTACTGCAGCATCTACTTCCTTGTTCTGGTTAGCATAGATCGTTATGTGGCACTGGTGCATACGATGTCCCATGGCAGAATGCGCAGGCCGAAGTATGCCAAACTGGGCTGTTTGCTGGTGTGGGGTTTCGGCTTGCTCCTGAGTGTCCCCGCGCTCATCCTCAGGGCAGTGAAATATATCCCAGATTATGATGTTCATGCATGCATCCTGGACTACCCAAACCGGACTTTGGAGCTGCTCTGCGATGGGATGTTGATCATTGTTAGCTTTATCATCCCCTTTTCAATTATCTCATTCTGCACTGTCAAGATTATTCAGGCTTTGAGGAACCAGGCAATGGAGAGGTTCAATGCTGTGAAAACGGAGCAGAAGGCCACCACTCTGGTGTTGGTCGTCCTCCTAGCATTCCTGATCTGCTGGGTGCCTTTCCATATGGTCACCACACTGGATCTGCTCCTGAGAGCTGCAGGCCTGGGAGGGTGTGACCTCATCTCCGCCCTAGAAATCTGCAACCAGATCTTCACCTATTTAGCCTTCTTCAACAGCACTCTCAACCCCGTCCTGTATGTCATTGTAGGGAAGAACTTCCGGAAAAAAGTTCAGGAACTCTTCAAACAGTGGGCAATTAAGAGAAGAGCCACCTCTGATTCCACACGTTCAAACCTGTCTTCGACACTGAAGACTTCGGTATAA